In Streptomyces sp. NBC_00483, a single window of DNA contains:
- a CDS encoding helix-turn-helix transcriptional regulator, whose protein sequence is MASTSAHSEGAELGRYLRARRTQTSPEHVGLTVGAGIRRTPGLRREELATLAGISIDYYVRLERGKETRPSPAVLDSLVRALHMDDQEHQHLRELAARAARYVSEPPPAPSRTVRPHLKLLLESLRPNPAYVISRSMDMLAWNPGGLALYAGLDDWPVKQRNLARYLFLHPAARDLFTDWDRQITACVARLRAIAGTAPDAPDLTQLVGELLLKSPDFAGLWERYEVTGRKPAHKTFQHPQVGTVTLTSQSLHVEGTPGQRIGVYTADPGTPDHDALLLLDMTAPAASTPSTSPHTN, encoded by the coding sequence ATGGCATCGACAAGCGCGCACAGCGAGGGCGCCGAGCTGGGCCGCTATCTGCGCGCCCGTCGCACTCAGACGAGCCCCGAACACGTCGGCCTCACCGTGGGCGCCGGCATCCGCCGCACCCCCGGCCTGCGCCGCGAGGAGCTGGCCACCCTCGCCGGGATCAGCATCGACTATTACGTTCGCCTGGAGCGCGGCAAGGAGACCCGGCCCAGCCCGGCCGTCCTCGACTCCCTGGTCCGCGCCCTGCACATGGACGACCAGGAGCACCAGCACCTGCGCGAGCTCGCCGCCCGCGCCGCCCGCTACGTCTCCGAACCACCGCCCGCGCCCAGCCGCACCGTGCGCCCCCACCTCAAGCTGCTCCTCGAATCACTGCGCCCGAACCCCGCGTACGTCATCAGCCGCAGCATGGACATGCTCGCCTGGAACCCCGGCGGCCTCGCCCTGTACGCGGGCCTCGACGACTGGCCGGTCAAGCAGCGCAACCTCGCCCGCTACCTGTTCCTCCACCCCGCGGCCCGCGACCTCTTCACCGACTGGGACCGGCAGATCACGGCCTGCGTCGCCCGCCTGCGCGCCATCGCCGGCACCGCGCCCGACGCCCCCGACCTCACCCAACTCGTCGGCGAACTCCTCCTCAAGAGCCCGGACTTCGCGGGCCTGTGGGAACGCTACGAGGTGACGGGCCGCAAGCCGGCGCACAAGACGTTCCAACACCCACAGGTCGGAACCGTCACCCTCACCTCGCAGTCCCTGCACGTCGAAGGCACCCCGGGCCAGCGCATCGGGGTCTACACCGCCGACCCCGGCACCCCCGACCACGACGCCCTGCTCCTGCTCGACATGACGGCGCCGGCCGCCTCGACGCCCAGCACATCACCCCACACGAATTGA
- a CDS encoding aldo/keto reductase: MRYINLRDLEVSRIGLGAMGMSHGYTGSGTDDAESIRTVHRALELGVTFIDTAEIYGPYANEELLGRALKGRRDQVVLATKFGLVSHAGDGAWNLDSSPANIRTAVEGSLKRLGTDHIDLYYQHRVGPNTPIEETAGAVAELITEGKVRAFGLSEAGPATIRRAHAVQPVTAVQSEYSLWTRGIEDRVLPVLRELGIGLVPFSPLGHGFLTGTVRSEADFESGDFRHGNPRFTGENFQRNLALADEVQAIAADADATPAQVAIAWLLAQGDDIAPIPGTKRVARVEENTAADALTLTSEQLSQLSSLPPAAGDTHTEAQAQMLER, from the coding sequence ATGCGGTACATCAACCTGCGTGACCTGGAGGTTTCGCGAATCGGCCTGGGCGCGATGGGGATGTCCCACGGCTACACCGGCTCCGGCACCGACGACGCGGAATCCATCAGGACCGTGCACCGGGCGCTGGAGCTGGGCGTCACGTTCATCGACACCGCGGAGATCTACGGCCCGTACGCCAACGAGGAGCTGCTGGGCCGGGCGCTGAAGGGGCGCCGGGACCAGGTGGTGCTGGCCACGAAGTTCGGCCTGGTCTCGCACGCCGGTGACGGTGCCTGGAACCTGGACTCGAGCCCTGCCAACATCCGCACCGCGGTCGAGGGCTCCCTGAAGCGGCTCGGCACCGACCACATCGACCTGTACTACCAGCACCGGGTCGGCCCGAACACGCCCATCGAGGAGACCGCCGGCGCCGTCGCCGAGCTGATCACCGAGGGCAAGGTGCGCGCCTTCGGCCTCTCGGAGGCCGGCCCGGCCACCATCCGCCGCGCGCACGCCGTCCAGCCGGTGACCGCGGTGCAGTCCGAATACTCGCTGTGGACGCGCGGCATCGAGGACCGCGTCCTACCGGTGCTGCGCGAGCTGGGCATCGGCCTGGTGCCGTTCTCCCCTCTCGGCCACGGCTTCCTCACCGGCACCGTTCGCTCCGAGGCCGACTTCGAGTCCGGCGACTTCCGGCACGGCAACCCGCGCTTCACCGGCGAGAACTTCCAGCGCAACCTGGCACTCGCCGACGAGGTCCAGGCCATCGCCGCCGACGCGGACGCCACACCCGCCCAGGTGGCCATCGCGTGGCTGCTCGCCCAGGGTGACGACATCGCCCCGATCCCCGGCACCAAGCGCGTGGCCCGCGTCGAGGAGAACACCGCCGCCGACGCCCTCACGCTCACCAGTGAGCAGCTCTCCCAGCTCAGCAGCCTGCCGCCCGCCGCCGGCGACACCCACACCGAGGCCCAGGCGCAGATGCTCGAACGCTGA